In Tepidanaerobacter syntrophicus, the following are encoded in one genomic region:
- a CDS encoding DedA family protein: MSLPQTPNQFIYSYGYYGLFAFLVLEGLGLPLPVQIIFMATAYLIRIGAMSTCSVIIISTFGNLFGNIIAYYIGYRGGERIFEKLNKFLKISKEDITKIKKWFEKYGSITNLVSRWVGITRTPAIWVAGVFKINFLSYTLFSFIGDLVWTIFWVALFNTASPYLHWLFTFFSHYSLLFLILIFIAVYLSWHWFYKIFKQKST, encoded by the coding sequence ATGTCTTTGCCACAAACTCCAAATCAATTTATATATTCTTATGGCTATTATGGGCTTTTTGCTTTTTTAGTATTAGAGGGCCTGGGCCTTCCTTTACCGGTCCAAATAATATTTATGGCTACTGCATATCTTATACGCATCGGAGCAATGTCGACCTGCAGTGTAATTATTATTTCTACTTTCGGCAACTTATTTGGCAATATTATTGCATATTATATAGGCTACCGCGGCGGCGAGCGGATTTTTGAAAAGTTGAACAAATTTTTAAAAATAAGTAAAGAAGATATAACAAAGATCAAAAAGTGGTTTGAAAAATATGGGAGCATCACAAATTTAGTTAGCAGGTGGGTGGGAATTACAAGGACACCCGCAATATGGGTAGCCGGCGTTTTTAAGATAAATTTTTTATCATATACATTGTTTTCATTTATCGGCGATTTAGTATGGACGATTTTTTGGGTTGCATTATTTAACACAGCCAGCCCATACTTACACTGGCTTTTTACGTTTTTCTCACATTACAGCCTTCTTTTTTTGATTCTGATATTTATTGCCGTATACTTATCTTGGCATTGGTTTTACAAGATATTCAAGCAAAAAAGTACTTGA